In a single window of the Neospora caninum Liverpool complete genome, chromosome VIIa genome:
- a CDS encoding putative calmodulin has protein sequence MTDQEPLLPQVVEEGEARSGSEPEGGGSDATAEPSGVRYSRAQQVIRRGTVHAKEVAKKGYEKSRSFVINQYTKFKEDPKRGPRFLTWISVAACIILIPGLFFDVVTLALTLSPMDVLADIYAALGCTLLLSAEFARVSARFGVRSMIHFYIQFIEFTAGRGVVQMFVASLCVSVKDLLNLFKFIPGLALLLCGVLNVIWGLYSACKLNTMMAKMREYDGDEFQSKTMAEKLDLLDRKFELLNKRGDGLLTIDDLREGIKEMNLMINEIELKSIFDALDKDHDGLVSKEDFETWWLREKGPTFL, from the coding sequence ATGACAGACCAAGAGCCGCTGTTACCTCAAGTTGttgaggagggagaggcgcgctcCGGTTCAGAGCCAGAGGGAGGAGGCTCCGATGCTACAGCCGAGCCGTCAGGAGTGCGTTATTCCAGGGCTCAACAAGTCATTCGACGTGGCACTGTACACGCTAAGGAAGTCGCGAAAAAAGGCTATGAAAAGTCACGGTCCTTCGTTATCAATCAGTACACGAAATTCAAAGAAGATCCGAAGAGAGGCCCACGCTTTCTGACGTGGATCAGTGTGGCGGCGTGCATCATCCTCATTCCTGGGCTTTTTTTCGATGTTGTTACACTAGCTCTTACTCTCAGTCCTATGGATGTACTGGCAGACATCTACGCCGCGCTCGGGTGCACGCTGCTGCTTAGCGCCGAATTCGCGAGAGTCAGTGCGCGTTTTGGAGTGCGCTCCATGATCCACTTCTACATTCAGTTCATCGAATTCACTGCAGGGAGAGGAGTTGTACAGATGTTCGTTGCCTCACTCTGTGTGTCAGTGAAGGACCTCCTGAACCTCTTCAAATTCATTCCTGGGCTCGCGTTGTTACTCTGCGGTGTGCTGAACGTGATATGGGGTCTGTATTCGGCGTGCAAGCTCAATACGATGATGGCTAAAATGCGAGAATATGACGGAGACGAATTTCAGTCGAAGACTATGGCAGAAAAACTCGACTTACTGGATCGGAAGTTCGAACTGCTTAACAAGAGGGGAGACGGTCTGCTGACTATTGATGATCTTCGGGAGGGCATCAAGGAAATGAATCTAATGATTAATGAGATTGAGTTGAAGTCTATATTTGACGCACTGGATAAAGACCACGACGGTCTTGTCAGCAAAGAAGACTTTGAGACGTGGTGGCTACGGGAGAAAGGACCCACTTTCCTCTGA